One Nerophis ophidion isolate RoL-2023_Sa linkage group LG06, RoL_Noph_v1.0, whole genome shotgun sequence genomic region harbors:
- the rh50 gene encoding rh50-like protein: protein MSRTPTMKQSSGSLRVKLPAFVFAVEVMIVGLFATFVTYDDQADARFQTNETKPMDNAVYRDYPFFTDIQVMIFIGFGCLLAFFRLYGFGGMVFNFLVATFSIQWAILVQGYFQFSHDGQIYLGVTNLINAEFACAVVLISFGAVLGKTSPLQLLVMALLEVPVFAVTEWAVLKYLKINDAGGSILIHLFACYFGLGVTFVLYRPRLNEGHAKQRTSYQSDILSLMGTLFLWVFWPSFNSALTLKGDDQHRAILHTFLGLSASTITAFALSALINKKGKLSIADIQNVTLAGGVTVGASVDMMISPAAAYVLGMLGCTACMLGYKYLSPFLAQRFRIQDQCGIHNLHGLTGLISCSAGIYAIMMARVEVYGPSFYEIFSHRAPEEGDPRLLELQALIPGLQPGLGRTAGEQALFQVAAVICTIGVSAVGGMLTGVVLKIPFLASPADDLCFDDQVYFDLPLDHYSPLKLTQDIDKEETVA from the coding sequence ATGTCAAGGACTCCCACTATGAAGCAGAGCTCCGGCAGCCTGCGGGTAAAATTACCTGCTTTTGTGTTTGCGGTGGAGGTGATGATTGTGGGTCTGTTCGCCACATTTGTCACGTATGACGACCAAGCTGATGCCAGATTCCAAACCAACGAGACCAAACCCATGGACAATGCCGTGTACAGAGACTACCCTTTTTTCACAGACATTCAGGTGATGATTTTTATCGGTTTTGGATGCCTGCTGGCATTCTTCCGACTGTACGGCTTTGGTGGGATGGTTTTTAATTTTCTGGTGGCTACTTTTTCCATCCAATGGGCCATTCTGGTGCAAGGATACTTCCAGTTCAGCCATGATGGTCAAATTTACCTTGGAGTGACAAATCTCATAAATGCAGAATTTGCCTGCGCAGTGGTGCTCATCTCCTTCGGGGCAGTGTTGGGAAAGACAAGTCCGTTGCAGCTGCTGGTCATGGCTCTGCTGGAGGTGCCCGTGTTTGCGGTCACAGAATGGGCTGTGCTGAAGTACCTGAAGATAAACGATGCAGGAGGTTCTATTCTCATCCACCTCTTTGCTTGTTACTTTGGCTTAGGGGTCACGTTTGTGCTGTACAGACCTCGCCTGAATGAAGGCCATGCAAAGCAGAGAACTAGCTACCAGTCGGACATCTTGTCTCTGATGGGAACTTTGTTCCTCTGGGTCTTCTGGCCCTCTTTCAACTCAGCGTTAACGCTGAAAGGCGATGACCAGCACAGGGCCATCCTGCACACCTTTTTAGGCCTTAGCGCTTCCACTATAACGGCGTTCGCTCTGTCTGCCTTAATCAACAAAAAAGGCAAACTCAGCATCGCAGACATCCAGAACGTGACCCTGGCTGGTGGCGTGACAGTCGGTGCATCCGTCGACATGATGATTTCACCCGCAGCTGCGTATGTCCTTGGTATGCTGGGCTGTACAGCATGCATGCTGGGATACAAATACTTGAGCCCCTTCTTAGCACAACGCTTCAGAATTCAGGATCAATGCGGAATACATAACTTGCACGGCCTAACAGGACTTATATCTTGCTCTGCAGGGATTTATGCCATAATGATGGCGAGGGTGGAAGTGTATGGTCCAAGTTTTTATGAGATCTTTAGCCACAGAGCCCCAGAAGAAGGAGACCCCAGGCTTCTTGAGCTCCAGGCATTGATACCTGGTTTGCAGCCGGGTTTAGGTCGGACTGCAGGAGAACAGGCTCTTTTCCAGGTAGCAGCTGTCATTTGCACTATTGGAGTGTCTGCTGTAGGGGGAATGCTCACAGGTGTTGTCCTCAAAATACCTTTTCTGGCGTCACCCGCTGATGATTTATGTTTTGATGATCAGGTGTATTTTGACCTGCCTCTGGATCATTATTCACCACTGAAACTGACTCAAGACATTGATAAAGAGGAAACCGTTGCCTAA